A window from Chryseobacterium vaccae encodes these proteins:
- a CDS encoding ferritin-like domain-containing protein, with the protein MNILRLLDKLSYDQFFIKEASRLETMTNTSLFGKKAAVAAVSLGSGALMAAPTNKEITGTALKNTLTDALQLALVLEYLENEYYAIGLSTPGLIPNSDRTVFMQISKHEAAHVGFLKTTLTSLGVPPGNKPTFDFTANGSFSPFTDYNQFLILAQAFEDTGVRAYKGQAGNVMSNKVVLQAALQIHSVEARHASQVRRMRANKGWIELADGGNMPSATNPVYAGEDLINQAGYNTGTLFGAAAGSAAYDEILSSSDAQTIAGLFIV; encoded by the coding sequence ATGAACATTCTCAGACTATTAGATAAGCTTTCCTATGATCAGTTTTTCATTAAGGAAGCCTCCAGATTAGAAACAATGACGAATACATCACTATTCGGGAAAAAAGCAGCTGTAGCGGCAGTTTCTCTTGGATCGGGAGCTTTAATGGCTGCACCGACAAACAAAGAAATCACAGGTACCGCTCTGAAAAATACCTTGACAGATGCTTTACAGTTAGCACTTGTTTTGGAATATCTTGAAAATGAATACTATGCTATAGGATTATCAACGCCTGGATTGATACCCAATTCAGACAGGACTGTTTTTATGCAGATTTCAAAACATGAAGCAGCGCATGTTGGTTTTTTGAAAACTACACTCACTTCCCTTGGAGTCCCTCCGGGTAATAAGCCTACTTTTGATTTTACGGCTAATGGAAGCTTTTCTCCATTTACAGATTATAATCAATTTCTCATTTTGGCCCAGGCTTTTGAAGATACGGGAGTGAGGGCTTATAAAGGGCAGGCCGGAAATGTTATGTCAAACAAAGTTGTACTTCAGGCGGCATTACAGATTCATTCCGTAGAGGCAAGGCATGCCTCTCAGGTGAGAAGAATGAGGGCTAATAAAGGTTGGATAGAGCTTGCCGATGGCGGAAATATGCCTTCAGCAACCAATCCTGTTTATGCCGGCGAAGACCTCATTAATCAGGCAGGTTATAACACAGGAACTTTATTTGGAGCAGCAGCGGGT
- a CDS encoding ferritin-like domain-containing protein — protein MKKMIHVSNQGATLDTSRRNFLKLSGIGLAIAGLTIIGCDDDNDFYPMDNNQIFDLGSGDVGILNYAYALEQLEADFYTKVVNNFYSGISSVEKEVFTDLYHHEVIHRDFFKAAISSAASNVLPKLEFQYPNVNFNDRNSVLATAKALEDTGVAAYNGAGKYITNPAYLVIAGKIVSVEARHASAIRNLINPGSADFSGDDVVDANGLDLAKEPKDIVMAAGGFIKTRFTWKERGIN, from the coding sequence ATGAAAAAAATGATTCATGTTTCTAATCAGGGAGCTACCCTTGATACAAGCCGAAGAAACTTTTTAAAATTGAGTGGAATAGGACTGGCCATTGCCGGGCTTACCATAATAGGCTGTGATGATGATAATGATTTTTATCCAATGGATAATAACCAGATTTTTGATCTTGGATCAGGAGATGTTGGAATTTTAAATTATGCCTATGCTCTTGAACAGCTGGAAGCCGATTTTTACACGAAAGTAGTCAATAATTTTTATTCCGGAATTTCCAGTGTAGAGAAAGAGGTTTTTACGGATCTTTATCATCATGAAGTGATTCACCGGGACTTTTTTAAAGCAGCTATTAGCAGTGCAGCCTCAAACGTTCTTCCAAAGCTTGAATTCCAATATCCCAATGTAAATTTTAATGACAGAAACTCTGTACTGGCCACTGCAAAAGCATTGGAAGACACCGGAGTAGCAGCGTACAACGGTGCCGGAAAATACATAACCAATCCAGCTTATCTTGTTATTGCCGGAAAAATAGTTTCAGTAGAAGCGAGACATGCATCTGCCATCAGAAACCTGATCAATCCCGGATCTGCAGATTTCTCAGGTGACGATGTAGTAGACGCCAACGGACTTGATCTTGCCAAAGAGCCGAAAGATATTGTAATGGCAGCAGGAGGTTTTATTAAAACCCGGTTTACGTGGAAAGAAAGAGGTATTAATTAA
- a CDS encoding fasciclin domain-containing protein — MNTRSKITVLAMVALSFAFSGKVTAQTMKEKTVMVGGAPMYPSKNIIENAVNSKDHKTLVAAVKAAGLVNTLEGKGPFTVLAPTDAAFAKLPKGTVENLVKPENKAMLASILTYHVLPGKYSAKEIWSTVKAGNGKSMMKTVQGEDLTFWTKGKDLYIKDAKGNSAKVTIADVNQSNGVIHVIDTVLMP, encoded by the coding sequence ATGAACACACGATCAAAAATCACAGTTTTAGCAATGGTAGCTTTATCATTTGCGTTCAGCGGGAAGGTAACTGCACAAACGATGAAAGAAAAAACAGTAATGGTAGGAGGGGCTCCAATGTATCCCTCTAAGAATATTATTGAAAACGCCGTAAATTCTAAAGATCATAAAACTTTGGTAGCTGCCGTAAAAGCGGCGGGATTGGTAAATACATTAGAAGGAAAAGGTCCTTTTACTGTACTGGCTCCTACTGATGCCGCTTTTGCAAAACTTCCGAAAGGGACAGTAGAGAATCTTGTAAAACCTGAAAATAAAGCGATGCTTGCAAGCATACTAACGTACCACGTTTTACCCGGAAAATACAGTGCTAAAGAAATATGGAGCACCGTAAAAGCAGGAAATGGAAAAAGCATGATGAAAACAGTACAGGGAGAAGACCTTACATTTTGGACGAAAGGAAAGGATCTTTATATAAAAGATGCTAAAGGAAACAGTGCCAAAGTTACCATTGCTGATGTAAACCAGTCTAACGGGGTTATTCATGTGATAGATACGGTTCTGATGCCGTAG
- a CDS encoding RNA polymerase sigma factor codes for MDRKIKAIKTICSEEELIVLLKEKNENGFHYLYDHYSGALYGVILRIVQSKEYTEEIIQDVFVKIWNSIHQYDASKGRFYTWMINIARNTAIDYLKSKGFQNELKNQPLPDFVYNSAELSTTNNTSDYIGFNNVLEGLESDKQEIIDLAYYQGYTQNEISEKLKIPLGTVKTKMRNALMKLKDLLKDYQ; via the coding sequence TTGGATAGAAAAATAAAAGCTATTAAAACAATCTGCTCAGAAGAGGAACTTATCGTTTTACTAAAAGAAAAAAACGAAAATGGTTTTCATTATCTCTATGACCACTATTCTGGTGCGCTGTATGGGGTTATTCTTCGTATTGTTCAGTCTAAGGAATATACGGAAGAAATCATTCAGGATGTTTTTGTTAAAATCTGGAACTCTATTCATCAATATGATGCTTCAAAAGGAAGGTTTTACACCTGGATGATCAATATTGCCCGGAATACGGCGATAGATTATTTAAAATCCAAAGGCTTCCAAAATGAGCTTAAAAACCAACCGCTTCCCGATTTCGTATATAATTCTGCAGAACTTTCAACGACCAACAATACCTCTGATTATATTGGATTTAATAATGTATTGGAAGGGCTTGAGTCTGATAAGCAAGAAATTATAGATCTGGCCTATTATCAGGGATATACCCAAAACGAAATATCCGAGAAACTGAAAATACCCCTGGGAACCGTAAAAACGAAAATGCGGAATGCACTTATGAAATTAAAGGACTTGTTAAAAGATTATCAATAA
- a CDS encoding anti-sigma factor: MNTKEYISSGIIESYILGHASPEEAGILECVMKNNAEVKTAFEEAQKTLENLATAQAVLPPDDLKSKIWNKIQQEQTLQEKSETSIPVPAPDIKPWEEEQNSKRNNNWKAIGIAASVLFLASIAGNLFWVSKQSETQKEIAKMKTEKQSLDFTMQKMNQKITMFSNPDMQTVMLKGVEKHQDAKAMVFWDKKTKEVYLNAESLPKAPEGMQYQLWAIEGGKPVSAGMYSEDKDTKVVLATISKAQAFAITLEKEGGSLVPTMENMYVMGGI, from the coding sequence TTGAACACTAAAGAATACATATCATCCGGAATTATAGAATCTTATATTCTAGGACATGCTTCTCCCGAGGAAGCAGGGATTCTGGAATGTGTGATGAAGAATAATGCTGAAGTGAAAACAGCTTTTGAAGAGGCACAAAAAACGTTGGAAAATCTTGCTACTGCCCAGGCCGTACTGCCTCCAGATGATTTGAAATCTAAAATCTGGAACAAAATCCAGCAGGAACAAACTCTTCAGGAGAAATCTGAAACGTCTATTCCAGTGCCGGCTCCTGATATTAAACCATGGGAAGAAGAGCAAAATAGTAAAAGAAATAATAACTGGAAAGCTATAGGTATTGCTGCTTCGGTTTTATTTTTAGCAAGTATCGCGGGAAATCTTTTTTGGGTAAGCAAACAATCTGAAACACAGAAAGAAATTGCAAAAATGAAAACTGAGAAGCAATCTCTGGATTTCACTATGCAGAAAATGAATCAGAAAATAACTATGTTTTCTAATCCTGATATGCAGACCGTCATGCTAAAAGGTGTAGAGAAACATCAGGATGCGAAAGCTATGGTATTCTGGGATAAAAAAACAAAAGAGGTTTATCTTAATGCTGAAAGTCTTCCAAAAGCTCCTGAAGGTATGCAGTACCAGCTTTGGGCTATTGAAGGCGGAAAGCCTGTAAGTGCAGGAATGTATTCTGAAGATAAAGATACTAAAGTGGTATTAGCTACTATTTCAAAAGCACAGGCCTTTGCCATCACTCTTGAAAAAGAAGGGGGAAGCCTTGTTCCTACTATGGAAAACATGTATGTTATGGGAGGAATATAA